The sequence below is a genomic window from Flavobacteriales bacterium.
TGCCTTAAAAGGTGCAACGGTAGAGAAAGTTATTGATGGTTCGGAACCAGGTTCTACCGCTCCTTATGCTGCAATGGGTAATATGTATTGCAATTCTGCTGAGGGTTTTGGAAATGCATTTGGTCCTAACGCTGAGAAGCTAATGAGTGATTTACCAAACTTTACGAACATCGAACCAACCATTCAAATAAGTGAAG
It includes:
- a CDS encoding EthD family reductase; the encoded protein is MVKVSVIYPNGEGKNFDTDYYYCNTHLSMIGGLLGDALKGATVEKVIDGSEPGSTAPYAAMGNMYCNSAEGFGNAFGPNAEKLMSDLPNFTNIEPTIQISEVLI